The following are from one region of the Silene latifolia isolate original U9 population chromosome 9, ASM4854445v1, whole genome shotgun sequence genome:
- the LOC141601981 gene encoding uncharacterized protein LOC141601981 — MHRNNVGLFGLLETKVKTFSLNSLNGILMDGWSISTNNRWQKGGRIWVLWNPSIYHVDFQDYSSQCINIRVIEVATSTKFCVSMVYAVNDLNGRHELWDQLTTFATHVTEPWLVCGDFNCVLSYAERLGSSTNDQDIDEFQNCISKCGVIDCPAMGSFFTWNNKQEIRLRVYRKLDRALINQEWSKGMPDMYAHFLPEGTFDHTPCILKSSGQGGTQRKPFKYFNMWGKAANYLPLLAGW; from the coding sequence ATGCACAGAAACAATGTTGGGTtgtttggtctccttgagacaaaggtgaAAACTTTTTCTCTAAATAGTTTAAATGGGATTCTCATGGACGGATGGAGTATTTCTACTAATAATAGATGGCAAAAGGGAGGGAGAATTTGGGTGTTATGGAATCCTAGCATTTACCATGTGGATTTCCAGGATTATTCCTCTCAGTGCATTAATATCAGAGTCATAGAAGTAGCAACTAGTACAAAATTTTGTGTTTCTATGGTATATGCTGTTAATGATCTCAACGGTAGGCATGAACTATGGGATCAACTAACTACTTTTGCCACACATGTAACTGAACCATGGTTGGTGTGTGGGGATTTTAATTGTGTTCTGTCCTATGCTGAGAGGTTAGGGAGCAGTACTAATGATCAAGATATTGATGAGTTCCAAAATTGTATTTCCAAATGTGGGGTGATTGATTGTCCAGCTATGGGGTCTTTTTTTACTTGGAATAATAAACAGGAAATAAGGTTAAGAGTTTATAGAAAATTAGATAGAGCCCTTATTAATCAAGAATGGAGTAAGGGTATGCCTGATATGTATGCTCATTTCTTGCCAGAGGGGACATTTGATCACACTCCTTGTATTCTGAAAAGCTCTGGTCAGGGTGGCACACAAAGAAAGCCATTcaaatatttcaatatgtgggggAAGGCAGCAAATTATCTTCCTTTGCTAGCTGGATGGTAG